CTGTGGCCATTCCAAATGTTTGGTACTTTTTTCAGTTTTTGGGATCCACTACCATTCCTTGCCTCTCATTCCTCTTCCCTGCTGCAATCATTCTAAGGTATTTTATCAATTCGTCACCTCTTTTATATGAATTTGATTAATTGATCTAGAAATATTGAGCAAATGATCGAAATGGTTCTCGACTTTGCAAGAATGTGACAAGTCAATCGCTAAGacaaattaatatttgaaaGATCGTTAGGTATTGCCGTTTATCATCATTTCAGTCATATAgattatattgaaaaaaaatctaacttgTCACACGATTTGCAAAAACGGGGATTCTTAATAATATTTAGTCTTAGTTTTAAACCAagataattttgatgatttattttataaatatttgatttctaactCTTGTCCTAATATTTTTTGGGCACAGGGATAGGCATGACatatcaaaaacaaaagatCAAGTAATAGCAATAGTGGTGATCATTTTGGCTGTTGGGACAAGTGGAATTGCTATATGGACCAATTTGTATGGTTCTTCTAGTGCTTGACTACAAGGGTTTTGAGGGCATCCTGATTCAGTTCTCACCAAAAGAGTGATTCTGCTTCTACAAGAGTCCATGATCTGAATAATACTTGTGTATATGAAGTTATGCAAATAGTGTATCACTTGATTTGATGTCCTTGAATTCTCTTATTCTTTCCATCTATTACAATGTTATATATTACTGGCATTGGTCATTGTTCAGGACCCGTTATGGATCTATAaactaaattgaaaaattaGATGAAAAGGAATATATAGAAAAAGGAGTTGAAGAATCTTAAAAGAGGATTAAAAGTCAACAATTCACATGAAAATTAGGAACTTACCTTGACAAGCAAGTAACGCCATAGAATTTGGCTCCTCCTGAGTAACTAAAGTGAGTAGACTAATGATTATTACTTCAAAAAatgtatgatttgttattaTATACTTGcgatatttttctttgattttaaataaatcgTTGATAGTACTCTACCTTCTAAAGTGGCGAAATGGATTGTTTCTGCTATGAGATTCTATGTTGTGTTTTTTAGGAGCCATATACATAACAATAACATTTAATTTCCATGTCTCGAATAGAACTACCTCCAATAGAGAGAACTATCGCAAGTGTACATATCCTTTGTGGAGATTCTCATGCTCGCTTGCATCTGAATTGTTATCAAGAATTCGAATCGGAAACATAAATGAACATGTCCTTTGTGGAGAACGAAAGAAGAAATTAAGAACGATATCAATTCATATGCACAGATCGAACATATcaagatcaaaattaaaaacatcttTATTAATAGAGAAACTCATGTTagtattcaccaaaaaaaaaaactcatgttaGTTAGCAAAGGGAAACAACTTTtcacgtgtttttttttattaggctCGTATCTAATAGTGAGTGGACTTTGTTTGCAAAGGTACCCACTAAGACAATGTGTTGCATTGTACACAAGTGTACCTTGTCAACAatcaattattgaatgatcagcaTCACACGACGTTCCGTGAATTACGTTGAGAATCTCTCGATGACTATGATGTAATTTATTCTAATTCACGTGAAATCTTGGATATGCAGCTACACACCCAGGGCTCAACGTGGGTCCGCCCTTGGTCCAAAACCTACACAATTATTGCATTTTAAACCTTTTATCCGTTAAAAATAACTAATAAAGGTTCCAAAAAACAGGACACGAATATGAACCCCATGTAGCGAGGTTTCACCTAAGTAAACAATCATCGGCCATCTGACGTcttctttcaaatttaattcttattacatatttaaattaactaaatatttCTTCTAAACAATATTTTGGAAATATCTCACAGAAATGGCACAGCAAAAATCGTGATGGATTACATCATGATTTTGATATTGTattataaatcaaaacaaaagtaacaaaaaaaataaaatagaatatgtAGGAACTCAAGCATTGAAATGGTAGTAAAACAATCAAGATAATACAAGTACAACGAGACTTTTATAGCAAATGATAATAACTATACCTTTCGGTCactattttaaacaaaaattaatattttagattcattcattatatATGTaatctataataaagaccatatacatcattttatttttggttcatagtaattaaattcaaatatttaattattatttttttggcagtgaatgtttaattattttaggCATACATTCAATGATGTGTTGttacatcatttaataaatatgaGTTATCACattcattaattaatatgaCAATATATCATTGAATTCTTGTGTAAAATAACTTTACAGTTCTAGAAATTAAACTCATATTTGTCTATAcacatttattaattaaaaaataattactattcATTAAAAGAAcgattcaatttaattaaaaggCATTATTGAAATGGATGAACATTTTATCTTGTTGGtttgaataatatttattttcctaAAGATGTGATGCTTTAAAGTATAGTGAAGACTCAATTTGGTCTTTTAAATTTATAGCTGCCAAATTtgatatttaacaaaaaataatagtacTCAAATTAGTCCATACCTTTTCCATCTActataattagttttttttaaggacatcTACTATAATTAGTTAAAGACTAATTTGTtaaagacaaatttttttttggtagatagacgaaatgacaaaattattataaactcacacacacaagtggaggtaccggggttcgaaccccggtcatagcattcggcctaacaatttcggcattttgctagttgagctaggacttctggatcaATTAAAGACTAATTTAATACTCACTCCGTTGTtgattataaacaaatttaactttttagattcattcaattaatgatgtatgtagtccataatttaaatcacatacatcattaattgaatgaacctaaagaGTCAAATTACTTATAATTGGTaacagagggagtattttttttccatttaataAGTTGAGCCGCAAGAAAATTACAAAGATGAAATTTATTCTtcacttttaaaaatataatgaaagacattttaaaagaaaaaacattaatataGTTTTCAAATTTATAGCAATTGGTCAAAACATGATAAATATAGTTTGCTAAGAATATATATATCTACTATCAAGAGAATGACATACCACAAATGAGAGAAAGGCAACAACATTAGATGACTCATCCCTAGAACCCACTTTTCCATCCACATACATTGAGATTTGAGTGTGTTCCAAATCGTCACATTTTCACTTTTTGTCTTCATGCATCCAATCCAACCTGTCACAAAATCACACCATTTTTTTCATAACAACAAAATCACCTGTCACAAACCGCACTTGAATTTACAAAACAACCCTCAACAATTCTTCCCTCGCACACCCTCACACTCCTATTCATCAATGGCATTATtgtctttcaacaactccaatAACTCAAAACAAAAGTCTTATAAAACCCAACCTTCGCACGTTGTtgtaaaaaacaacaaaaaactacaaaactttCTCAAACTTTTTCCTCCATTTTTGCCGCGATATCTCCGATGACCGGAGCAAATACACCTCTCTTATCAAGTTCCAAGGTTTCTACCGAGCCGGCAACTGTCTCCGGTGCGGTGTTTAATGTCGCCACGAGCATAATTGGCGCTGGAATTATGTCACTTCCAGCAACTCTAAAGGTTCTTGGTGTGATTCCAGGGTTTGTTTTGATTCTGGTGATTGCTTTATTGGCTGAAATATCGGTGGAGTTTTTGATGAGGTTTACAAATTCCGGTGAAACGACGACGTATTCTGGTGTTATGAGAGAAGCTTTTGGACCCTTAGGAGCTGTGGCAACTCAACTTAGCGTTGTGATTACTAATCTTGGGTGTTTAATTATGTACTTGATTATTATTGGTAAGTAAGAATCAATATTATAATGAGTTTATATCAGCACTTTAATCATTAAAACTAAGTGcaataaaaaacatgaaaaaaaaagtctaaaatTCAGATTTTGAGTTTGATGAATGAAATCTGCAAAGTAAAATAAAGTACTTAAAATCTGAGTTCTTTAATTATCGGTCAAGATCTATAACTGCGTGTTTACACAAATTTCATGGATGCACAGAATTTGATACTCAGTTAGTGATATTGATGGTCCCATCTAGATTACAGGTCACTATTAAGtaaaaattgacattttaaattcattcaataaatgatgtatgtggtcttaaACATAGACCAtgtacatcatttattgaatgaacttaTAAATGTGCATATAATTTTGGCTAAATGTGTGataagtttgttttttattttttgctatgTACCAAAAGTTCTGAATCTACGTGTTATTTGATGTACTTTACAGCGGATGTACTTTCTGGAAATCAACCTGAAGGAGAAGTACATTTGGGTATTTTGCAACAATGGTTTGGAATTCATTGGTGGAATTCACGTGAATTTGCTTTGCTCATTACCTTAATCTTCATTTTGCTTCCATTGGTATTGTACCGTCGTGTAGGTTAGTACCAAGAACTTAATTATTATATGAGCTTAAATTTGATCTTATTTAGGGTCATTAAAAATGTTACACTCTTTTACTATGGTTACAATACTAAAATttgatgttatttattgtttattacaGAGTCATTGAAATTTAGTTCTGCAGTATCAACTCTTCTAGCTGTGGCATTTGTTACAACATGTTCTGTCTTGGCAATTGTTGCACTTGTGGAAGGAAAAACACAATCACCAAGATTGGTTCCTCGTTTGGACCATCAAACATCTTTCTTTGATCTTTTCACTGCAGTTCCTGTCATAGTCACTGCCTACACATTTcattttaatggtaattttgATTAGTTAATTAGCATTAGTGATTTAGGGATGAAAATTAGACAGGGGCGAGGGGTGAGTAGTAATCTCTCAGTGTCCGCCTTGTCCGATTTGTATCCCTAAATTAGATTTGATGAATAGTTGATAAAAATTTGTGGATTAGGAATATTACGCATTCACGCGGTTAGTACATTGGTGACCATTAGATCAAGATTGGATGATCCATATTGAAAGCttgatatttaatattttttttaaaaactaaattctAAATTTAAATTGGTCCGTCACCGATGTACAGATACATAAATGTGTGGGATCCTGACCgaacaaattcaaatttgttaattttactcTAGTACCTATGGAAttagaaattttgaattttgattgcaACTTCTTTGAAAGCAACCTTGATTAGAATTTATAATTCAGAAGATTAATTTGTTTTCGAATAATTGATTCTACATGCAGTACATCCAATTGGGTTTGAACTTGGAAAACCATCAGATATGAAAAAAGCAGTGAGAATAGCATTAATCCTATGTGCACTCATATACTTTTCAATAGGCCTATTTGGTTACCTATTATTTGGTGATGCAACTCAATCAGACATTCTAATAAATTTTGACCACAATGCTGATTCTTCATTTGGTTCATTGCTCAATACTTTGGTCCGTTTAAGCTATGCTTTTCATGTTATGCTAGCATTtcctcttctcaatttctctttgAGAACCAATATTGATGAATTCTTCTTCCCTAAAAAACCTTTGTTAGCCACAGATAACAAGAGATTTGTGTTCCTCACTTTGGTGCTGTTGGTTTTTAGTTACATTGCTGCTGTTGCAATTCCAGATATTTGGTTCATTTTTCAGTTTATGGGATCAACTTCTGCAGTTTGTCTTGCATTTGTGTTTCCTGGTTCTATTGTTCTAAGGTAATTAATCTTGTTCTATTCTTTTTACTATTAATCTTACAACACTTATAAACATGTCTGTGCTTATACTCATAATTAAACCATTAATCATGcttgtctaatttttttttgttgtccaAAAATAACAGGGATATTCATGGTATATCAACAAGAAAAGACAAGATTATAGCACTGGCTATGGTTATACTAGCTCTAGTAACAAGTGTGATTGCTATCTCCAACAACATATATAAGCTGTTTTAGTACCATAGGTCACAAATTATGTATTCGATTTTGCCCAGTATCTAGAAATTATATGATTagatagatagagagagaaagagaaaaggagAGAAAATTCTAGACGTATGTATGATAGTTGAGGAGCTTGTGTCTCTACATTGTTCTAGTTGTAGATGATGTCATTGATATGTGTATTATAAAAGTCGTATATCAAAAACATTATAGCcatttaaaatgtaaaatataaaacatgaaTGTATATTAGATTTTAATGGTTATTGTCATTTTGTCTAtcttaaaaagaataaaaaatataagattcAAGGTGACCAAGTAACAAATGGAGATGGGTTTAACATAAGGAACAATTCTCTTTtctattaaaattgtttttagttGAAACTATCATGGGGTTGAAAAAATGGTTGACAAACCATGTTttgcaaaaataattaataaaaaaaatttaaaagagaaataaattaatcacataatttttttttatagaaactaTCGGTCAATAAGGTGGTTCATGTTTCATGTGCTTAAATGGTACATGTCAAATAATGAAAAAGAGAACACATGATGCTTGTTAGTCCACGTCTTGCtacttatctatttatttatttgtatcatAACAATGTTAATGATTTCACATTAACAATATGGGGTGCCTGCTCGTTTTCTGGTCAATTATTTAGATTTGATGTTTTGCTTCTTTCTAAATGAGTCGAGTTATTAGTAAAATATTTTAGTTCAAAACTTGATAAATGTTGGATGAAACTCGTTTTTGTGTTGGTTTGACGTTTTAAATATTCAATCAAACTTGTTCGTTTTATTAAATTTGTGTGTTGAGACAAATCGAGAATTTGGTGATTGAAATCGAGCAAGGGATTCATATTGTTTGAAGAAGGGGTGGCCCCACGATTCATTGTTCATGCAACTTGTTGGGACGTAACATGAGCATCAATAGGACCATTCAAATATTCTCGATTTTGCTCTACATTAAACTTTCTACAATTGGCTTGAATGTCCAATCTGCAAGATGTACAAAATAAAGGCAATGTTTCATACTCAATTGCGACAAAGAATGCATAATCCATCTCGTTCCACCAAATAATCCTattgagaagagaaaaagaattcaTAGAATCTTCTACCAGACGGAACCGCCCTTCGCTTTGCAAGAAACTTCCAGAGTTTCAATTACTTCTCATGAAGAATAGGTCGCGTGATAGGCGTGTCTCTTTTAGGCACAGAAACCTGACCATGAAGGTTGTTTTTGCAACTGGTCAGACTTTGTTGATATGCTTCTTCTAATACATTGATGGCAAGGGCATATTCCTTTAAGCAAGGTGTAACTGGCTTGAAGGGTTATCACAAACTTCCTTAGGGCTTCGCAAACAATTTTGAGGATGTAAAGAAACAGAAATAGTCAAAGCAGAAGGATCTTTAGGGAGGATGATCAACCTATTTAAAGAGTACTTTTTAATCTACCATCAACTTCAAGCAATAGACTAACTACTGTTGGTGACGAGCACTTCGTTTCGTTAGTTTAAGAATGGTTCAAGACAGTTATTTCGGTTGGGTGAGCGGCACAAAAGCTATCATTTATTTACAACACTATGGAAACTCCATTCGACATTGCAAATGCCAATTCAGAATCTCTAACCTCCATTAAAATTTGACTCAAGCAACATCAGAAAACAGTTTTGTTCATAATTCGTTGTTTGGAGTGGAAATAATGATTTTCTATAATTGTTTCATCGATCAATGCCCTAAAGACATTCTTTAACATTTTCCAATAGTATATTAAGCTGAAGCAGCTCACTGTCATATTTCATGGTAgataatttcattgaaaatttaCCCGTAAGCCAAGGTATCATTATTCTGTTGTATAAATTTATGAATTGAATAACTGAACTTAGAATGAAGCAAATAAACTATACGCATACATTCAATTAAGTTTCACTACATTGTGAACTAGGAAAATAGTGTGATGAACCTCCAATCCAAATCTTATTCTATAATAACTTCAACTTTTCTATTTCGTACCCTCGAAGTACACAGGTAAACCAATTCTCCAGGATCTTTGTTAATCATGTCACTATGAGAACACAGCTTCTAATTCTCGGTGAAAATAGCAATGCAGAAATAAGTGAGGCATCCATCATATGTATAAAAAGAACATAATATTCTTACAACTTGAAAATCGTAAAAATTTGAGACAAAACAAGACAAGacaaacaaaatttcatttaaagaaGTTGGTGTAGTCATTCATCCATCACATGTCTTCTTGCCACATATCGAGCCATGAATGTGGAGCGACTTAAGTTAGGGAAGAAAACAAGGAAGAGGACTCTACCTGTAtaatgcataatcataatgcAATCAGTactataaaattacaaaataaaatccacTGAAATATACAATATGGAAGGAGATGAGTTGGTTAATCTtgctaaaaaaatgtattatccTCAAATTCTAAATCGAAGATAACACAAATCCTGATTTGAACAAATATGGCAGCAAAACTGAGacgataacaacaacaacaacaacaatagcaGTTTAAACTAACCTGTTCCTCCTGGGTTTTGGAACAACCAACCCTCTCTTCTCTATGCTTTTATACCGATCTTTTAGAAGTGTGCAACAACCCTAATTATGTACACCAACATAAGTAGGAAAATTAGTGTAAAAAAAGTAGGGAAACTTACTGCATGTTTAAATAAACTTGGTcaacaaaattatcaaaatataatttacaaGTCTACCTTAAGCTTTCGGATGGATCCATTTATCTCTTCGCTTAATAAAACTTGAACAGGAGCAGGCTGAAACCTGTTACAATAATGGAATTGGTATTAACATAAACGTAATTGTTATAGAAATGGTGTAACTCACTAGAACATTAAACTGAAAACTAAACAACTGCACCCATTAACACAAGTATGATAAGGGAAGCACAAAAGACTGCTTACTTGTGCTTTCCTAAGCGAGGAGGACATGCCTTTAACCTCTCTTGTTTAGCAACTTGTCGCCTCAGATGTCTTCTCGATTGTTCCTCATCTTCATGCTTAATTTCTTCAGCAATTTTTGAGATGCTGCATCCAAAAGAACCAGAGATGCTTAAAAATCATCTTTTATTTTAGTAGAAAGATAAACGAGGGAGGATGAGAGAATGGTCATATTACCTATCAATTTCTTTTGAgaaattcttcttcttttttgattcggcttcttttttcaattgttCTCTGCGCCGAATTCTCTTATTCAACTCAACTCTAGTCACTTTCTTTGTTTTAATGGGCCTGTCAAATAGTGATTCAAACAATACAAATACATCAGATATTTAGACATTATTGGGTATAGAAAAAAATAGGCTGCAGAATACCGGCCATGTGGtctccataaaaataaaaatttatacatCTAAGAAGCTTAATTTAGCCTTCATTAGCTATCAACGTGCATTTGCATGTCTGAATTCAAATTATACATGAAAACTTGAGCAGGAAAGAAATGGAATGTAATTTATATGACCTGATTGGTAATGTACACTGGCAAAAAAGAAAGTATTTTAACTAAAAGAAGCTAACTAAGTTAATGATAGCTTACTTTTTCTCTGACGCatcatcttcattttcaccATCATCTTCGTGATTACTTTCATCATCGTCACTCTTCTCCACATCAAGAAAATACATCTGGCCAAAAAAGCAAGGTTATTGAATAAGCACGAATAGAGACTCAAGACGTATAAATTAACATATCAAAAGCTTCATAAATATGGAAACAAATTCATAGTTACAGTAGCTACATATCACATATATGAAAACAATGAAACTCACATCTTCTTCAGAAATAGCTTCTCCAGCAGGAACAGTTAAAGGCACTGGTTCAGGGCCCAATTCATTTCTGTAGACTTTAATCATTTCTTCCGCAACAGCAGTAGCTAGTGTATCCTGGTTAAACAATAAAGTTCTTAAAATTCTTCATCATAAATCATAACATGAACAACATCGCTAACAGCAGAGGAACACGTAATATCTCCAAAAACTACCTGATGACTTTCATGTGTGGGATTAAATGAGCATCCTGGAGGATCAACCTCGACAGCTGGAATATGAGTAGGCTTGGACAACTGTGAAGCAGTCAGCAATCATATTATCAATATCAACTGAAATACTGAATGTGCAGCAAcaataaaatggaagaagaaacaCTAGATAGAAACCGctatgcaaaaaaaattgtaccttTTTCACTTTCTTGTTGCCTTCATCTGCGTCTGCATGACAATATAAAAGAATCCTAATGTTAACATCCCATTAAATTATAATAACCAAAATGGATACTAAATGCTTTAGAGTAAGTACCTTTATCACCCCACATATCAAACACGTCCGAATCTAACACAGAACCCTCCTGATATAGATTATTACAGAAAACATCaataaaacaaatatgtttGCAACTAAGCATATTATTATTTAGGTTTATGCATTGAATAACAATTTACTGACCTTGTGACTATTTTCATTGGCAACTAAACTTTTGGACACCACTTTACGGTTTTTCGCATGTTTCTTTAGAGTGGAAGAAGGCACTGGCTTAACAAACTGGTTTTTCTGTAGTATGCTATCAACATGAAGCACTTTTTCTCTATGTTTTTCAATCTTCT
Above is a genomic segment from Medicago truncatula cultivar Jemalong A17 chromosome 5, MtrunA17r5.0-ANR, whole genome shotgun sequence containing:
- the LOC11429502 gene encoding amino acid transporter AVT6C — its product is MTGANTPLLSSSKVSTEPATVSGAVFNVATSIIGAGIMSLPATLKVLGVIPGFVLILVIALLAEISVEFLMRFTNSGETTTYSGVMREAFGPLGAVATQLSVVITNLGCLIMYLIIIADVLSGNQPEGEVHLGILQQWFGIHWWNSREFALLITLIFILLPLVLYRRVESLKFSSAVSTLLAVAFVTTCSVLAIVALVEGKTQSPRLVPRLDHQTSFFDLFTAVPVIVTAYTFHFNVHPIGFELGKPSDMKKAVRIALILCALIYFSIGLFGYLLFGDATQSDILINFDHNADSSFGSLLNTLVRLSYAFHVMLAFPLLNFSLRTNIDEFFFPKKPLLATDNKRFVFLTLVLLVFSYIAAVAIPDIWFIFQFMGSTSAVCLAFVFPGSIVLRDIHGISTRKDKIIALAMVILALVTSVIAISNNIYKLF
- the LOC11429503 gene encoding ribosome biogenesis protein NOP53, which translates into the protein MGKKSKSSRKGKKAWRANISTEEIEDFFEKSTKDALSGGSLQAVSSDSLFFEDKSKDLAVKKKIEKHREKVLHVDSILQKNQFVKPVPSSTLKKHAKNRKVVSKSLVANENSHKEGSVLDSDVFDMWGDKDADEGNKKVKKLSKPTHIPAVEVDPPGCSFNPTHESHQDTLATAVAEEMIKVYRNELGPEPVPLTVPAGEAISEEDMYFLDVEKSDDDESNHEDDGENEDDASEKKPIKTKKVTRVELNKRIRRREQLKKEAESKKKKNFSKEIDSISKIAEEIKHEDEEQSRRHLRRQVAKQERLKACPPRLGKHKFQPAPVQVLLSEEINGSIRKLKGCCTLLKDRYKSIEKRGLVVPKPRRNR